A genomic window from Solanum stenotomum isolate F172 chromosome 10, ASM1918654v1, whole genome shotgun sequence includes:
- the LOC125841897 gene encoding protein TPX2-like isoform X1, giving the protein MGEMEEDMEDMVEYTFTAVEIDLDYEFDAPRYFYLGCEEALPETCQAESWFESAGSYPPSPFVTRLISKEDSFLENIHVSPKSKVVNMSLSDSDSDIEVEQEVPAVMQEGEGNNAGISANLEISNAEKLLNQLRQLPSGLTFYNHMATGATVTRGKTRCSGKPSCPRGSTLMKPTASHLAKQNLPHPIGESRLPAFLVEKNGTSSTVIETQAAKRQKLESGHLRKVVFVAEAKPVFSFVHKAPKRDGKVDGNNTLAKPRITIPREPALQTTHRAQRARPKGSEQAENLPPTAIRRFKALPLNRKIFEGPSLPPKRSNPQLPQFQEFHLKTSERAVQHRSAVSTSVANSSSTNDKVLQKASSNSTMECGNREFRRVNHVEAPKQEESVSTYNFKALPLNKKILSSKGDIGVFRNTKKETTVPMEFNFHTVKRIHHNPPIDLFNKLSLMSEPQQAAGVQSKGQRPSCFLSKGSKENRWAYFQQNHEIVHTETGKLADLKSKANFVR; this is encoded by the exons ATGGGAGAAATGGAGGAAGATATGGAGGATATGGTTGAGTATACGTTTACAGCGGTGGAGATTGACCTCGATTACGAGTTTGATGCACCTCGTTACTTTTATTTAGGTTGTGAAGAGGCTTTGCCTGAGACTTGTCAAGCTGAGAGTTGGTTTGAATCTGCCGGAAGCTATCCACCTTCTC CTTTTGTCACTAGGTTAATTTCGAAGGAGGACAGTTTCCTGGAAAACATTCATGTATCTCCGAAATCCAAAGTTGTGAATATGAGTTTGTCTGATAGTGATTCTGATATTGAGGTTGAGCAAGAGGTTCCTGCTGTAATGCAAG AAGGCGAGGGCAACAATGCAGGAATTTCTGCTAACTTAGAAATTAGCAATGCTGAGAAACTTTTAAATCAACTGAGACAGCTTCCTTCAG GGCTGACTTTCTACAATCATATGGCTACAGGTGCCACTGTCACAAGAGGTAAAACGAGGTGCTCAGGAAAGCCATCTTGTCCCAGGGGCTCAACCCTCATGAAACCAACCGCAAGTCACTTAGCCAAGCAAAACCTGCCTCATCCAATAGGTGAATCGAG GTTACCCGCATTCTTGGTTGAGAAAAACGGAACCAGTTCAACTGTGATCGAGACTCAAGCTGCCAAGAGACAAAAGCTTGAGAGTGGTCATCTACGGAAGGTAGTTTTT GTTGCCGAAGCGAAGCCTGTATTTAGTTTTGTTCACAAGGCACCTAAGCGA GATGGAAAAGTTGATGGCAACAACACATTGGCGAAGCCCAGGATTACTATTCCTAGAGAGCCTGCACTTCAAACAACTCATAGAGCACAAAGAGCAAG GCCAAAAGGTAGTGAACAAGCAGAAAATTTGCCGCCGACAGCTATACGTAGATTCAAAGCTCTTCCACTAAATAGAAAG ATCTTTGAAGGTCCTTCTTTGCCTCCAAAAAGAAGTAATCCACAACTTCCGCAGTTTCAA GAATTTCACCTGAAAACGTCAGAGAGAGCCGTGCAACATCGTTCAGCCGTTTCAACTTCTGTTGCCAATTCTTCTTCTACTAATGACAAG GTGTTGCAGAAAGCCAGTTCTAATTCAACCATGGAATGTGGAAATAGAGAATTCAGAAG AGTCAATCATGTAGAGGCTCCAAAGCAAGAAGAATCGGTGTCCACCTACAACTTCAAAGCTCTTCCCCTTAATAAAAAG ATTCTATCAAGTAAAGGAGACATTGGAGTGTTCCGAAATACCAAGAAGGAAACCACAGTGCCAATG GAGTTTAATTTTCACACTGTAAAGAGGATTCATCATAATCCGCCAATTGATTTGTTtaataag ctATCTCTTATGTCTGAGCCCCAACAAGCTGCAGGAGTGCAATCGAAAGGACAAAGACCATCCTGCTTTCTGTCAAAG GGTTCTAAAGAAAATAGATGGGCTTATTTCCAACAAAACCATGAG ATAGTACACACGGAGACCGGAAAACTAGCTGATCTCAAAAGCAAAGCCAATTTTGTTCGGTAG
- the LOC125841897 gene encoding protein TPX2-like isoform X3 produces the protein MGEMEEDMEDMVEYTFTAVEIDLDYEFDAPRYFYLGCEEALPETCQAESWFESAGSYPPSPFVTRLISKEDSFLENIHVSPKSKVVNMSLSDSDSDIEVEQEVPAVMQEGEGNNAGISANLEISNAEKLLNQLRQLPSGLTFYNHMATGATVTRGKTRCSGKPSCPRGSTLMKPTASHLAKQNLPHPIGESRLPAFLVEKNGTSSTVIETQAAKRQKLESGHLRKVAEAKPVFSFVHKAPKRDGKVDGNNTLAKPRITIPREPALQTTHRAQRARPKGSEQAENLPPTAIRRFKALPLNRKIFEGPSLPPKRSNPQLPQFQEFHLKTSERAVQHRSAVSTSVANSSSTNDKVLQKASSNSTMECGNREFRRVNHVEAPKQEESVSTYNFKALPLNKKILSSKGDIGVFRNTKKETTVPMEFNFHTVKRIHHNPPIDLFNKLSLMSEPQQAAGVQSKGQRPSCFLSKGSKENRWAYFQQNHEIVHTETGKLADLKSKANFVR, from the exons ATGGGAGAAATGGAGGAAGATATGGAGGATATGGTTGAGTATACGTTTACAGCGGTGGAGATTGACCTCGATTACGAGTTTGATGCACCTCGTTACTTTTATTTAGGTTGTGAAGAGGCTTTGCCTGAGACTTGTCAAGCTGAGAGTTGGTTTGAATCTGCCGGAAGCTATCCACCTTCTC CTTTTGTCACTAGGTTAATTTCGAAGGAGGACAGTTTCCTGGAAAACATTCATGTATCTCCGAAATCCAAAGTTGTGAATATGAGTTTGTCTGATAGTGATTCTGATATTGAGGTTGAGCAAGAGGTTCCTGCTGTAATGCAAG AAGGCGAGGGCAACAATGCAGGAATTTCTGCTAACTTAGAAATTAGCAATGCTGAGAAACTTTTAAATCAACTGAGACAGCTTCCTTCAG GGCTGACTTTCTACAATCATATGGCTACAGGTGCCACTGTCACAAGAGGTAAAACGAGGTGCTCAGGAAAGCCATCTTGTCCCAGGGGCTCAACCCTCATGAAACCAACCGCAAGTCACTTAGCCAAGCAAAACCTGCCTCATCCAATAGGTGAATCGAG GTTACCCGCATTCTTGGTTGAGAAAAACGGAACCAGTTCAACTGTGATCGAGACTCAAGCTGCCAAGAGACAAAAGCTTGAGAGTGGTCATCTACGGAAG GTTGCCGAAGCGAAGCCTGTATTTAGTTTTGTTCACAAGGCACCTAAGCGA GATGGAAAAGTTGATGGCAACAACACATTGGCGAAGCCCAGGATTACTATTCCTAGAGAGCCTGCACTTCAAACAACTCATAGAGCACAAAGAGCAAG GCCAAAAGGTAGTGAACAAGCAGAAAATTTGCCGCCGACAGCTATACGTAGATTCAAAGCTCTTCCACTAAATAGAAAG ATCTTTGAAGGTCCTTCTTTGCCTCCAAAAAGAAGTAATCCACAACTTCCGCAGTTTCAA GAATTTCACCTGAAAACGTCAGAGAGAGCCGTGCAACATCGTTCAGCCGTTTCAACTTCTGTTGCCAATTCTTCTTCTACTAATGACAAG GTGTTGCAGAAAGCCAGTTCTAATTCAACCATGGAATGTGGAAATAGAGAATTCAGAAG AGTCAATCATGTAGAGGCTCCAAAGCAAGAAGAATCGGTGTCCACCTACAACTTCAAAGCTCTTCCCCTTAATAAAAAG ATTCTATCAAGTAAAGGAGACATTGGAGTGTTCCGAAATACCAAGAAGGAAACCACAGTGCCAATG GAGTTTAATTTTCACACTGTAAAGAGGATTCATCATAATCCGCCAATTGATTTGTTtaataag ctATCTCTTATGTCTGAGCCCCAACAAGCTGCAGGAGTGCAATCGAAAGGACAAAGACCATCCTGCTTTCTGTCAAAG GGTTCTAAAGAAAATAGATGGGCTTATTTCCAACAAAACCATGAG ATAGTACACACGGAGACCGGAAAACTAGCTGATCTCAAAAGCAAAGCCAATTTTGTTCGGTAG
- the LOC125841897 gene encoding protein TPX2-like isoform X2, whose protein sequence is MGEMEEDMEDMVEYTFTAVEIDLDYEFDAPRYFYLGCEEALPETCQAESWFESAGSYPPSPFVTRLISKEDSFLENIHVSPKSKVVNMSLSDSDSDIEVEQEVPAVMQGEGNNAGISANLEISNAEKLLNQLRQLPSGLTFYNHMATGATVTRGKTRCSGKPSCPRGSTLMKPTASHLAKQNLPHPIGESRLPAFLVEKNGTSSTVIETQAAKRQKLESGHLRKVVFVAEAKPVFSFVHKAPKRDGKVDGNNTLAKPRITIPREPALQTTHRAQRARPKGSEQAENLPPTAIRRFKALPLNRKIFEGPSLPPKRSNPQLPQFQEFHLKTSERAVQHRSAVSTSVANSSSTNDKVLQKASSNSTMECGNREFRRVNHVEAPKQEESVSTYNFKALPLNKKILSSKGDIGVFRNTKKETTVPMEFNFHTVKRIHHNPPIDLFNKLSLMSEPQQAAGVQSKGQRPSCFLSKGSKENRWAYFQQNHEIVHTETGKLADLKSKANFVR, encoded by the exons ATGGGAGAAATGGAGGAAGATATGGAGGATATGGTTGAGTATACGTTTACAGCGGTGGAGATTGACCTCGATTACGAGTTTGATGCACCTCGTTACTTTTATTTAGGTTGTGAAGAGGCTTTGCCTGAGACTTGTCAAGCTGAGAGTTGGTTTGAATCTGCCGGAAGCTATCCACCTTCTC CTTTTGTCACTAGGTTAATTTCGAAGGAGGACAGTTTCCTGGAAAACATTCATGTATCTCCGAAATCCAAAGTTGTGAATATGAGTTTGTCTGATAGTGATTCTGATATTGAGGTTGAGCAAGAGGTTCCTGCTGTAATGCAAG GCGAGGGCAACAATGCAGGAATTTCTGCTAACTTAGAAATTAGCAATGCTGAGAAACTTTTAAATCAACTGAGACAGCTTCCTTCAG GGCTGACTTTCTACAATCATATGGCTACAGGTGCCACTGTCACAAGAGGTAAAACGAGGTGCTCAGGAAAGCCATCTTGTCCCAGGGGCTCAACCCTCATGAAACCAACCGCAAGTCACTTAGCCAAGCAAAACCTGCCTCATCCAATAGGTGAATCGAG GTTACCCGCATTCTTGGTTGAGAAAAACGGAACCAGTTCAACTGTGATCGAGACTCAAGCTGCCAAGAGACAAAAGCTTGAGAGTGGTCATCTACGGAAGGTAGTTTTT GTTGCCGAAGCGAAGCCTGTATTTAGTTTTGTTCACAAGGCACCTAAGCGA GATGGAAAAGTTGATGGCAACAACACATTGGCGAAGCCCAGGATTACTATTCCTAGAGAGCCTGCACTTCAAACAACTCATAGAGCACAAAGAGCAAG GCCAAAAGGTAGTGAACAAGCAGAAAATTTGCCGCCGACAGCTATACGTAGATTCAAAGCTCTTCCACTAAATAGAAAG ATCTTTGAAGGTCCTTCTTTGCCTCCAAAAAGAAGTAATCCACAACTTCCGCAGTTTCAA GAATTTCACCTGAAAACGTCAGAGAGAGCCGTGCAACATCGTTCAGCCGTTTCAACTTCTGTTGCCAATTCTTCTTCTACTAATGACAAG GTGTTGCAGAAAGCCAGTTCTAATTCAACCATGGAATGTGGAAATAGAGAATTCAGAAG AGTCAATCATGTAGAGGCTCCAAAGCAAGAAGAATCGGTGTCCACCTACAACTTCAAAGCTCTTCCCCTTAATAAAAAG ATTCTATCAAGTAAAGGAGACATTGGAGTGTTCCGAAATACCAAGAAGGAAACCACAGTGCCAATG GAGTTTAATTTTCACACTGTAAAGAGGATTCATCATAATCCGCCAATTGATTTGTTtaataag ctATCTCTTATGTCTGAGCCCCAACAAGCTGCAGGAGTGCAATCGAAAGGACAAAGACCATCCTGCTTTCTGTCAAAG GGTTCTAAAGAAAATAGATGGGCTTATTTCCAACAAAACCATGAG ATAGTACACACGGAGACCGGAAAACTAGCTGATCTCAAAAGCAAAGCCAATTTTGTTCGGTAG
- the LOC125841896 gene encoding guard cell S-type anion channel SLAC1 produces MNVGSNSVGNNHLVDINEVLHEEEEDYNEENSNISTIADKPDTRFNRPTKNREIKRPPRKFSRQVSLETGFSVLNGETSKDKNERKILGRSGKSFGGFGVNGTTGIEARNKGDFNMFRTKSTIARQSSKIPLRKESGIELQNNNVKEGLNDHVKKSVPAGRYFDALTGPELDQVKDSEDILLPKDEKWPFLLRFPIGCFGICLGLSSQAILWRSLALSPVTKFLHVPLFINFAVWLLAVGVLVAVFITYMFKCALYFEAIKREYFHPVRVNFFCAPWIVCMFLAIGAPPKTAPGTLHPAIWCVFMAPIFFLNLKIYGQWLSGGKRRLCKVANPSSHLSVIGNFVGAILAAKVGWKEPGKFLWSIGFAHYLVVFVTLYQRLPTSEALPKELHPVYSMFIATPAAASLAWGAIYDEFDGLARTCYFISLFLYLSLVVRPNFFTGFKFSVAWWSYTFPMTTVSIATIKYAEEVPSFITKALALALSFMSTTMVCILFVSTLLHAFVWKTLFPNDLAIAITKKRYSKDKKPLMKRWTKHSPLSFVTSIGKHNSGDKECASEEEK; encoded by the exons ATGAATGTAGGATCAAATTCTGTAGGAAACAACCATTTAGTTGATATCAATGAAGTCTTGCATGAAGAGGAAGAGGATTACAATGAAGAAAATAGTAACATTTCAACCATAGCTGATAAACCAGACACGCGATTCAACAGGCCtacgaaaaatagagaaataaaaaggCCTCCTAGGAAATTCAGCAGGCAAGTTTCACTAGAGACAGGGTTCTCTGTACTCAATGGAGAGAcatctaaagataaaaatgagcGAAAAATACTCGGAAGAAGTGGAAAGAGTTTTGGAGGATTTGGTGTCAATGGAACAACTGGTATTGAAGCAAGAAATAAAGGAGATTTCAACATGTTCAGGACTAAATCAACTATTGCTAGACAATCTTCAAAGATACCACTTAGAAAAGAAAGTGGAATTGAACTTCAGAACAATAATGTTAAAGAAGGACTTAATGATCATGTCAAGAAAAGTGTACCTGCTGGAAGATACTTTGATGCCCTTACAGGACCTGAACTTGATCAAGTCAAG GATTCTGAGGACATTCTTCTtccaaaagatgaaaaatggcCTTTTCTACTCAGGTTTCCAATTGGTTGCTTTGGTATCTGCCTAGGCCTTAGTAGTCAAGCCATCCTCTGGCGTTCTCTTGCTCTGAGTCCTGTCACAAAATTCCTCCATGTTCCACTTTTCATTAACTTCGCGGTTTGGCTGTTAGCCGTGGGGGTTCTAGTTGCAGTCTTCATAACCTACATGTTCAAATGTGCTCTTTACTTTGAAGCTATAAAGAGAGAGTACTTTCACCCAGTGAGAGTCAACTTCTTTTGTGCTCCATGGATTGTATGCATGTTTTTAGCTATTGGTGCACCACCTAAAACAGCACCAGGAACTCTTCATCCTGCCATCTGGTGTGTCTTCATGGCCCCAATATTCTTCCTCAATCTCAAAATCTATGGCCAATGGCTTTCAGGAGGGAAACGACGTCTCTGTAAAGTAGCCAACCCCTCATCTCACCTCTCTGTAATTGGGAATTTCGTGGGAGCTATTTTGGCTGCTAAAGTGGGATGGAAGGAGCCTGGAAAGTTCTTGTGGTCGATTGGCTTTGCACATTACCTTGTGGTGTTTGTCACATTATATCAAAGGTTGCCAACGAGTGAAGCGTTGCCCAAGGAACTTCACCCTGTTTATTCCATGTTCATTGCCACTCCAGCTGCAGCCAGCCTTGCTTGGGGTGCTATATATGATGAATTTGATGGCTTGGCAAGAACCTGCTACTTCATTTCATTATTTCTCTACTTATCGTTGGTTGTACGTCCCAACTTCTTCACAGGATTCAA ATTTTCAGTTGCATGGTGGTCATATACTTTTCCAATGACCACAGTTTCAATAGCAACCATAAAGTATGCAGAGGAGGTTCCTTCTTTCATAACCAAGGCTTTGGCTTTGGCCCTTTCGTTCATGTCAACAACAATGGTCTGCATATTATTCGTCTCAACCCTTCTGCATGCTTTCGTTTGGAAAACCTTATTCCCCAATGATCTCGCCATTGCCATAACAAAGAAGAGATACAGCAAGGATAAGAAGCCTTTGATGAAGCGTTGGACAAAACATTCACCTCTTTCATTTGTCACGTCAATAGGGAAACATAACTCAGGAGACAAAGAATGCGCCTCTGAGGAGGAGAAATGA